The Horticoccus luteus DNA window CCACCGCCGCCACTTTCCCAATCAGCGGATTGTCGTCCGCGCGGGTGCACCAATCGATGGTGTTTTTAAACAACGGCGTGATCATCGAATTGTATTCCGGCGACGCGATCAGCAGCGCGTCGTGCGCGAGCACCAGCTCGACCATTTTCTGCGCGTTTGCGGGCAGTCCTTCGCGGTCCTCGAGATCGCCATGATAAAGCGGCATCGGCAGGTCGTTGAGATCGATCACCGTCACCTCGCCTCCCGCGGCGCGCGTCGCTTCGACCACGACGTGCAGCAATTTTTTATTCAGCGAGTCACGTCGCGCGCTCCCGGCAAAAGCCAGGATCTTAGGCGGGTTGGGCATGCCGTTACGAAGCGGCTCGCCGCCGGATTCGCAAGCTCGGCGTGGAC harbors:
- a CDS encoding NADPH-dependent FMN reductase yields the protein MPNPPKILAFAGSARRDSLNKKLLHVVVEATRAAGGEVTVIDLNDLPMPLYHGDLEDREGLPANAQKMVELVLAHDALLIASPEYNSMITPLFKNTIDWCTRADDNPLIGKVAAVVSASPGQFGGVRSMQLARALLTHLGCLVIPAACTVAKADAAFDEQGKLRDPRTQQAAEKVARQLVATTTKLRD